A region of Brevundimonas sp. NIBR10 DNA encodes the following proteins:
- a CDS encoding biotin/lipoyl-binding protein: MPAFLKNKWTWIGVLLILVIVVGFIMFQKAGATKKAEAEKAAATKVESPYAAIANGKVDVEGGIIQVAARRGGIIREVLVQEGDRVVAGQILARQEDDEARLAVQSSRAAVAQAESQLASLRVDINTAQREYDRLEKLVATNFVAGARMDQARDAIATAQARLGSQSAAVQTARAQLAQAQYNQELTVIRSPANGRIARRYANPGAGASTLNVSAMFDLEPDAPRIARAEIVESDIPNIATGQAVEITPEGDPSKVYIGAVLRRAAVFGARKLASDDPSQRTDERVVEVVVSAGDAPLLIGQRVLVKFMKPGETAGAPRPVTAGVPADQAMRTPGA; this comes from the coding sequence ATGCCCGCCTTCCTCAAGAACAAATGGACCTGGATCGGCGTCCTGCTGATCCTCGTCATCGTCGTCGGCTTCATCATGTTCCAGAAGGCTGGCGCGACGAAGAAGGCCGAGGCCGAGAAGGCCGCCGCCACCAAGGTTGAAAGCCCCTATGCGGCCATCGCCAACGGCAAGGTCGATGTCGAGGGCGGCATCATCCAGGTCGCGGCCCGTCGCGGCGGCATCATCCGCGAAGTCCTGGTCCAGGAAGGCGACCGTGTCGTCGCCGGCCAGATCCTGGCCCGCCAGGAGGACGACGAAGCCCGCCTCGCCGTCCAGTCCAGCCGCGCCGCCGTCGCTCAGGCCGAGAGCCAGCTGGCCTCGCTCCGCGTAGACATCAACACCGCCCAGCGCGAATACGATCGTCTCGAGAAGCTGGTCGCCACAAACTTCGTCGCCGGGGCCCGGATGGATCAGGCGCGCGACGCCATCGCCACCGCCCAGGCCCGTCTCGGCTCGCAATCGGCCGCCGTCCAGACCGCCCGCGCCCAGCTGGCCCAGGCCCAGTACAATCAGGAACTGACCGTCATCCGGTCACCGGCCAACGGCCGGATCGCCCGCCGCTATGCCAACCCCGGCGCCGGCGCCTCGACCCTGAACGTCTCGGCCATGTTCGACCTGGAGCCCGATGCCCCGCGCATCGCCCGCGCAGAGATCGTCGAGAGCGACATCCCCAACATCGCCACCGGTCAGGCCGTCGAGATCACCCCCGAGGGCGATCCGTCCAAGGTCTATATCGGCGCCGTGCTCCGTCGCGCCGCCGTCTTCGGTGCCCGCAAACTGGCCTCGGACGATCCTTCGCAACGCACCGACGAACGGGTGGTCGAGGTCGTCGTCTCGGCCGGAGACGCGCCCCTGCTGATCGGCCAGCGCGTCCTGGTCAAGTTCATGAAGCCGGGCGAGACCGCCGGCGCGCCCCGCCCCGTCACCGCCGGCGTCCCCGCCGATCAGGCGATGCGCACGCCGGGGGCCTGA
- a CDS encoding ABC transporter ATP-binding protein: MTDFSQHTKVHGKHGDFAIEAKALVKRFKSGKGFVEVLKGVDFDARHGDLTMVMGPSGSGKSTLIAALSGLLKPEEGRVDCLDVDDLWKLSNGKIDKFRLDHCGFIFQGFNLFPALTALQQVTTVLKFQGMSAGAARKRATEALVEVGLGHRLNQRPSLLSGGEKQRVAIARALAKDPKILFADEPTSALDGENGQIVIKLLRRAATEHGAAVICVTHDPRLEAWADRVIKIEDGIIASDERRIPDPNAVLASH, from the coding sequence ATGACCGATTTTTCCCAGCACACGAAAGTCCACGGCAAGCATGGCGATTTCGCCATCGAGGCCAAGGCCCTGGTCAAGCGCTTCAAGTCCGGCAAGGGCTTCGTCGAGGTCCTGAAAGGCGTCGATTTCGATGCGCGGCACGGCGACCTGACCATGGTCATGGGGCCGTCCGGCTCGGGCAAGTCCACCCTGATCGCGGCCCTGTCCGGCCTGCTCAAGCCCGAGGAGGGCCGCGTCGATTGCCTGGACGTCGATGATCTGTGGAAGCTGTCGAACGGCAAGATCGACAAGTTCCGCCTGGATCACTGCGGCTTCATCTTCCAGGGCTTCAACCTGTTCCCGGCCCTGACCGCCCTGCAACAGGTAACGACCGTGCTGAAGTTCCAGGGCATGTCGGCGGGGGCCGCAAGGAAGCGCGCCACCGAGGCCTTGGTCGAGGTGGGTCTGGGTCACCGGCTGAACCAGCGCCCGTCCCTGCTGTCGGGCGGCGAGAAGCAGCGCGTCGCCATCGCCCGCGCCCTGGCCAAGGACCCCAAGATCCTGTTCGCCGACGAACCGACCTCGGCGCTGGACGGCGAGAACGGCCAGATCGTCATCAAGCTGCTGCGCCGCGCCGCCACCGAACACGGAGCCGCCGTCATCTGCGTGACCCACGACCCGCGCCTCGAGGCCTGGGCCGACCGGGTGATCAAGATCGAGGACGGGATCATCGCCTCGGACGAACGCCGCATTCCCGATCCCAACGCCGTACTCGCCTCTCACTGA
- a CDS encoding ABC transporter permease, whose protein sequence is MSLALSTLLYEWRRYMAAVMALALSGLLVLAMTGVFIGIGKGFTATIERSSADIIIMQPGAKSLMGGPSGVPRRFIPLAYNHPDVVEVQPLDGAGGSFQSIKDIDPTMSQADRAKQGAPRQQFVQASIIDTTPGAVTIPTDYSQDLIDALRQPYTVAIDETALKPLGVKLGDKAMYNGQTVTVVAILRGYPNMMQSNIVMSRDTLRMLGQADTGPRVGPLMIKLRDPARAQVVAGQLNQMGDGKWKAWTRQELADANAGAMFEEGILVIIIGGCVVLGTIIGIAITWQTLQGAILANIKEFASLRALGVGMGSLNRIVMELSFWVGIVGVMAAIGLTYLVSLLAMANAVIIALPPVLLIVVGGGLVIIAMVSGLLSMGVLKKSQPADLLR, encoded by the coding sequence TTGTCGCTCGCACTGTCCACGCTGCTCTATGAGTGGCGCCGCTATATGGCCGCCGTCATGGCGCTCGCCTTGTCCGGCCTGCTGGTCCTGGCCATGACCGGTGTCTTCATCGGCATCGGCAAGGGCTTTACCGCCACGATCGAGCGGTCGAGCGCCGACATCATCATCATGCAGCCCGGCGCCAAGTCGCTGATGGGCGGACCCTCGGGCGTGCCGCGCCGGTTCATCCCGCTCGCCTACAACCATCCCGACGTGGTCGAGGTTCAGCCGCTGGACGGAGCCGGCGGCTCGTTCCAGTCGATCAAGGACATCGATCCGACGATGAGCCAGGCCGACCGCGCCAAACAGGGCGCCCCGCGCCAGCAGTTCGTCCAAGCCTCGATCATCGACACCACCCCGGGCGCGGTGACCATTCCGACCGACTATTCCCAGGACCTGATCGACGCCCTGCGCCAGCCCTATACGGTTGCGATCGACGAGACGGCGCTGAAGCCCTTGGGCGTCAAACTGGGCGACAAGGCCATGTACAACGGCCAGACGGTGACGGTCGTCGCCATCCTGCGCGGCTATCCCAACATGATGCAGTCCAACATCGTGATGTCGCGCGACACCCTGCGGATGCTGGGTCAGGCCGATACCGGACCCCGCGTCGGCCCCCTGATGATCAAGCTGCGCGATCCGGCCCGCGCCCAGGTCGTCGCCGGTCAGCTGAACCAGATGGGCGACGGCAAGTGGAAGGCCTGGACGCGCCAGGAACTGGCCGACGCCAACGCCGGCGCCATGTTCGAGGAAGGCATCCTTGTGATCATCATCGGCGGCTGCGTGGTGCTGGGCACCATCATCGGCATCGCCATCACCTGGCAAACCCTGCAAGGGGCGATCCTGGCCAACATCAAGGAGTTCGCCTCGCTGCGGGCGCTCGGCGTCGGCATGGGCTCGCTGAACCGGATCGTGATGGAGCTCAGCTTCTGGGTCGGAATCGTGGGGGTCATGGCCGCCATCGGCCTGACCTATCTTGTGTCCCTGCTGGCCATGGCCAATGCGGTGATCATCGCCCTGCCGCCGGTCCTGCTGATCGTCGTCGGCGGGGGGCTGGTCATCATCGCCATGGTATCGGGCCTGCTGTCCATGGGCGTCCTTAAGAAGAGCCAACCGGCGGACCTGCTGCGATGA
- a CDS encoding S46 family peptidase — protein sequence MSLRLNVSLLASAASAAVLSVAASPAKADEGMWTFDNFPIQTVNDKYGTRIDQAWLDRVRNAAVRLNGCSASLVSGEGLVLTNHHCIVQCVQDLSTAEKDYVKDGFMVATRAEERECVGQTAEILTDITDVTDQVLAAGAGLEGAAFVQARGAATTAIEDAACTSKETETCQVISFYRGGRYALYKFRKYEDVRLAFAPEFQAAFFGGDPDNFNFPRYALDAGFLRIYEDGKPVVTPNHLTWNPAPPKEGDPVFVAGNPGSTSRLLTISQLERLRDQQLPVTLIQGSELRGRIQEYATTSEEAKRVSVDPLFGLENSFKVWYGQQGALTDPAFLGKKREEEAELRQRVAADPAIAARIGDPWGDLEKVQSAARDLYLPYRQLEASAGGGSTLYNYARAIVRTAKERAKPVAERRAGYTDAAIAQTGRRLAEVTPIDAGLEEIYLTHWLLKTREYLTVDNAQVKAMLGKDAPAAIADRVVTGTKLNDPAERARLFAMTPEQLAASGDPLIAFVMANDDAAQAVRAQWDSAVNGPTAKAAEKIAQARFAVYGSNLYPDATFSLRLSYGAVEGWTYRGVTVPPFTYMGGLYERATGSEPFNAAAAFVAAEDKVNKETVYDFVSTNDIIGGNSGSPVINAAGEVIGAAFDGNIHSLGGSYGYDGTLNRTVTVSTAAITEALRNIYDQPRLLAELGVR from the coding sequence ATGTCGCTTCGTCTTAACGTCTCGCTTCTTGCGTCGGCCGCGTCCGCCGCCGTCCTGTCCGTCGCCGCCAGCCCCGCCAAGGCTGATGAAGGCATGTGGACCTTCGACAATTTCCCGATCCAGACCGTCAACGACAAATACGGCACCCGCATCGATCAGGCCTGGCTGGACCGGGTCCGCAACGCCGCCGTGCGCCTGAACGGCTGCTCGGCCTCGCTGGTGTCGGGCGAGGGCCTGGTGCTGACCAACCACCACTGCATCGTCCAGTGCGTGCAGGACCTGTCCACGGCCGAGAAGGACTACGTCAAGGACGGCTTCATGGTCGCCACCCGCGCCGAGGAGCGTGAGTGCGTCGGCCAGACCGCCGAGATCCTGACCGACATCACCGACGTGACCGACCAGGTGCTGGCGGCCGGTGCGGGCCTGGAAGGCGCCGCCTTCGTCCAGGCCCGGGGCGCCGCGACCACCGCCATTGAGGACGCGGCCTGCACCTCCAAGGAAACCGAGACCTGCCAGGTCATCAGCTTCTATCGGGGCGGTCGCTACGCCCTGTACAAGTTCCGCAAATACGAGGACGTCCGGCTGGCCTTCGCGCCCGAGTTCCAGGCGGCCTTCTTCGGCGGCGACCCCGACAACTTCAACTTCCCCCGCTACGCCCTGGATGCCGGTTTCCTGCGCATCTACGAGGACGGCAAGCCGGTGGTGACGCCGAACCACCTGACCTGGAATCCGGCTCCGCCCAAGGAAGGCGATCCCGTCTTCGTCGCCGGCAATCCGGGCTCGACCTCGCGCCTGCTGACCATCTCGCAGCTCGAGCGTCTGCGCGACCAGCAGCTGCCCGTCACCCTGATCCAGGGCTCGGAACTGCGCGGCCGGATCCAGGAGTATGCGACGACCTCGGAAGAGGCCAAGCGCGTCTCGGTCGATCCCCTGTTCGGTCTCGAGAACTCCTTCAAGGTCTGGTACGGCCAGCAGGGGGCCCTGACCGACCCCGCTTTCCTCGGCAAGAAGCGCGAGGAAGAGGCCGAGCTGCGCCAGCGCGTCGCCGCCGATCCCGCCATCGCCGCCCGGATCGGCGATCCCTGGGGCGACCTGGAAAAGGTCCAGTCGGCCGCGCGTGACCTGTACCTGCCCTACCGCCAGCTCGAGGCCTCGGCCGGCGGCGGTTCGACCCTGTACAACTATGCCCGCGCCATCGTCCGCACCGCCAAGGAACGGGCCAAGCCCGTCGCCGAGCGCCGCGCCGGTTACACCGACGCCGCCATCGCCCAGACCGGTCGCCGCCTGGCCGAGGTCACCCCGATCGACGCCGGTCTGGAGGAGATCTACCTGACCCACTGGCTGCTGAAGACCCGCGAATACCTGACCGTCGACAACGCCCAGGTGAAGGCCATGCTGGGCAAGGACGCGCCCGCCGCCATCGCCGACCGCGTGGTGACCGGCACGAAGCTGAACGATCCGGCCGAGCGCGCCCGCCTGTTCGCCATGACGCCCGAACAACTGGCCGCCTCGGGCGACCCGTTGATCGCCTTCGTGATGGCCAATGACGACGCGGCCCAGGCCGTCCGCGCCCAGTGGGACTCGGCGGTCAACGGCCCGACCGCCAAGGCCGCCGAGAAGATCGCTCAGGCCCGCTTCGCGGTCTATGGATCGAACCTGTATCCGGACGCGACCTTCTCCCTGCGTCTGTCCTACGGGGCGGTCGAGGGCTGGACCTATCGCGGCGTCACCGTGCCGCCCTTCACCTACATGGGCGGGCTGTACGAGCGGGCCACGGGATCGGAGCCGTTCAACGCCGCCGCCGCCTTCGTCGCCGCCGAGGACAAGGTGAACAAGGAGACCGTCTACGACTTCGTCTCGACCAACGACATCATCGGCGGCAACTCGGGCTCGCCCGTGATCAACGCGGCCGGCGAAGTCATCGGCGCGGCCTTCGACGGCAACATCCACTCGCTGGGCGGGTCGTACGGCTATGACGGCACGCTGAATCGCACGGTGACGGTCTCCACCGCCGCCATCACCGAGGCGCTGCGCAACATCTATGATCAGCCGCGTCTGCTGGCCGAGCTGGGGGTGCGCTAA
- a CDS encoding S46 family peptidase, with translation MRLTLSASLAVLAFAAASSASAEEGMWTFDNFPIAQANATLGTTIDQAFLDRVRLSSVRFGGCSAGIVSDAGLVMTNNHCVATCVANLSTQAVNYAETGFTPKARDEEVKCPGATAEVLTDIADVTERMHKAGEGLSGSAFTRSRDAEAGRIESEACGPATDKRCQVVSLYRGGQFKLYTYRKYSDVRLAFAPEDRAATFGGDLDNFSFPRFAIDAAFIRLYENDAPASTPTHFVWKADKPVEGTPVFVSGSPGATQRLLTQDQLMTIRDVVLPMDQLIASELRGRLIRYSEEGERQVFEAMDPIVGLENTYKRGLGRMRALTDPGFMAARVAAETDFRSKAGDRVFADLSAIQPTLRELYPAMALLEGGTGVGTTPVAGGSQLFAWARTIVRGAQERAKPSAERLPEFGDARLSAAQTALFANRPVYPGLEQVRMEWWLSKTREWLTVDHPYIPALLGKESPEQRSARLIEGTKLADPAVRRALWEGGLSAVEASDDPLIQYLLAVQEPTRAVRTEWEEKVQAPTDRASEQLAAARFAAYGDAVYPDATGTLRLTYGLIEGSDVPGQRWGPFTTFAGLWDRATGAPPFDVAPKLLAAKDRIAGDTVINMTVSSDTIGGSSGSPVVTAAGEIVGANFDSTVLTQRNAYGYDRNVNRSVIVTTGAVTTALRDVYGMDGLVAELGVR, from the coding sequence ATGCGTCTCACCCTCTCCGCCTCCCTCGCCGTCCTCGCCTTCGCCGCCGCGTCCTCGGCCAGCGCCGAAGAGGGCATGTGGACCTTCGACAACTTCCCGATCGCGCAGGCCAACGCCACGCTCGGCACGACGATCGATCAGGCCTTCCTCGACCGGGTGCGGCTGTCGTCGGTGCGGTTCGGGGGGTGTTCGGCGGGGATCGTGTCGGACGCCGGTCTGGTCATGACCAACAACCACTGCGTCGCGACCTGCGTGGCCAATCTGTCGACGCAGGCGGTCAACTACGCCGAGACCGGTTTCACCCCGAAAGCGCGCGACGAAGAGGTCAAATGCCCGGGCGCGACCGCCGAGGTCCTGACCGACATCGCCGACGTGACGGAGCGGATGCACAAGGCCGGCGAAGGCCTGTCGGGGTCCGCCTTCACCCGTTCCCGCGACGCCGAGGCCGGGCGGATCGAGAGCGAGGCCTGTGGGCCTGCCACCGACAAACGGTGCCAGGTCGTCAGCCTGTACCGGGGCGGTCAGTTCAAGCTCTATACCTATCGCAAATATAGCGACGTCCGCCTGGCCTTTGCACCCGAGGACCGGGCCGCGACCTTCGGTGGCGATCTGGACAACTTCTCCTTCCCGCGCTTCGCCATCGATGCGGCCTTCATCCGGCTGTACGAGAACGACGCCCCCGCTTCGACCCCGACCCATTTCGTCTGGAAGGCCGACAAGCCGGTCGAGGGCACGCCCGTCTTCGTCTCCGGCAGCCCCGGCGCGACCCAGCGGCTGCTGACCCAGGACCAGCTGATGACGATCCGCGACGTCGTCCTGCCGATGGATCAGTTGATCGCGTCCGAACTGCGCGGCCGGCTGATTCGCTATTCCGAAGAGGGCGAGCGTCAGGTCTTCGAGGCGATGGACCCCATCGTCGGCCTGGAGAACACCTACAAGCGCGGTCTGGGCCGGATGCGGGCGCTGACCGATCCAGGCTTCATGGCGGCCCGGGTCGCCGCCGAGACCGATTTCCGCTCCAAGGCGGGCGATCGGGTCTTCGCCGACCTGTCCGCCATCCAGCCGACCCTGCGCGAACTCTACCCAGCCATGGCGCTGCTGGAAGGCGGCACCGGTGTCGGCACCACCCCGGTCGCGGGCGGATCACAGCTGTTCGCCTGGGCGCGGACCATCGTGCGCGGAGCCCAGGAACGGGCCAAACCCTCGGCCGAGCGCCTGCCTGAGTTCGGCGACGCGCGCCTGTCGGCGGCCCAGACCGCGCTGTTCGCCAACCGGCCGGTCTATCCGGGGCTGGAACAGGTCCGGATGGAATGGTGGCTGTCGAAGACCCGAGAATGGCTGACCGTCGACCACCCCTATATCCCCGCCCTGCTGGGCAAGGAATCGCCTGAGCAGCGGTCGGCGCGCCTGATCGAGGGCACGAAACTGGCCGATCCCGCGGTGCGTCGCGCGCTGTGGGAGGGCGGTCTGTCCGCCGTCGAGGCGTCGGACGATCCGCTGATCCAGTATCTGCTGGCGGTCCAGGAGCCGACCCGTGCCGTTCGCACCGAATGGGAGGAGAAGGTCCAGGCCCCGACCGACCGCGCTTCCGAACAGCTCGCCGCCGCACGTTTCGCGGCCTATGGCGACGCGGTCTATCCGGATGCGACCGGGACGCTGCGGCTGACCTACGGACTGATCGAGGGCTCGGACGTGCCCGGTCAGCGCTGGGGGCCCTTCACCACCTTCGCCGGCCTGTGGGACCGGGCCACCGGCGCTCCGCCGTTCGATGTCGCGCCGAAGCTGCTGGCCGCGAAGGACCGGATCGCGGGCGACACCGTGATCAACATGACCGTCTCGTCCGACACCATCGGCGGCTCGTCGGGCTCGCCCGTGGTCACGGCGGCGGGCGAGATCGTCGGCGCGAACTTCGATTCCACCGTCCTGACCCAGAGGAACGCCTACGGCTATGACCGCAACGTCAACCGCAGCGTGATCGTCACGACCGGCGCGGTGACCACGGCGCTCCGCGACGTCTACGGCATGGACGGGCTGGTGGCGGAGCTGGGCGTCCGGTGA
- a CDS encoding GNAT family N-acetyltransferase: MSLGLRPATAEDIPALHALIERGYRGESAKKGWTHEADLLGGQRTSAEELSGIVADPDQVILLALSGGVLIGCVRVMRQGDGSAYLGMLTVDPVRQAGGMGRTLLEAAEAEARTRFGVGRMEMTVISTRSELIAWYERRGYRLTGRTAPFPAEVQNFGDLPPQTLEFVVMDRAL, from the coding sequence GTGAGCCTCGGCCTGCGTCCCGCGACAGCCGAGGACATCCCGGCGCTCCACGCCCTGATCGAGCGCGGGTATCGCGGCGAGTCGGCCAAGAAGGGCTGGACCCACGAGGCGGACCTGCTGGGCGGCCAGAGAACCAGTGCGGAGGAACTGTCCGGCATCGTCGCCGACCCGGACCAGGTGATCCTGCTGGCCCTGTCCGGCGGCGTCCTGATCGGCTGCGTGCGGGTGATGCGGCAGGGAGACGGATCGGCGTATCTGGGGATGCTGACCGTCGATCCGGTGCGTCAGGCGGGGGGCATGGGCCGCACCCTGCTGGAGGCCGCCGAAGCCGAGGCGCGAACCCGGTTCGGCGTCGGCCGGATGGAGATGACGGTGATCTCGACCCGATCGGAGCTGATCGCCTGGTATGAACGGCGCGGCTATCGCCTGACCGGCCGGACCGCGCCCTTTCCCGCCGAGGTTCAGAACTTCGGTGACCTGCCGCCCCAAACGCTGGAGTTTGTGGTCATGGACAGGGCCCTATAG
- the pgsA gene encoding CDP-diacylglycerol--glycerol-3-phosphate 3-phosphatidyltransferase → MNPNPHANPIPNILTGLRLVAGVVMFLILAGATGGLPYLSAYLSPEDQFGLYRAAFWIFVVAASTDWIDGYLARRWNATTRWGAILDPIADKILVTGAILGVLTSGSVPQIAIPCGLILFREFAVSALRETTAGKVKLEVTLLAKWKTTLQLVALGAQLLARNWDGFGWDFDYLVWFQQFADYLIWAAAIVTLWTGWQYFAKAKTQLNPPEEKSFEPL, encoded by the coding sequence ATGAACCCCAATCCCCACGCCAACCCCATCCCCAACATCCTGACCGGCCTGCGTCTGGTCGCCGGGGTGGTGATGTTCCTGATCCTGGCGGGCGCGACGGGGGGCTTGCCCTATCTGTCGGCCTATCTGAGCCCGGAGGATCAGTTCGGCCTGTACCGGGCGGCGTTCTGGATCTTCGTGGTGGCGGCCTCGACCGACTGGATCGACGGCTATCTGGCCCGGCGCTGGAATGCCACGACCCGGTGGGGCGCGATCCTGGATCCGATCGCCGACAAGATCCTGGTCACCGGAGCCATCCTGGGCGTTCTGACCAGCGGCAGCGTGCCCCAGATCGCCATTCCCTGCGGCCTGATCCTGTTCCGGGAGTTCGCGGTTTCGGCCCTGCGCGAGACCACGGCCGGCAAGGTCAAGCTGGAGGTCACCCTGCTGGCCAAGTGGAAGACGACCCTCCAACTGGTGGCCCTGGGCGCGCAACTGCTGGCCCGCAACTGGGACGGTTTCGGCTGGGACTTCGACTATCTGGTGTGGTTCCAGCAGTTCGCCGACTACCTGATCTGGGCTGCGGCGATTGTCACCCTGTGGACCGGCTGGCAGTATTTCGCCAAGGCCAAGACCCAGCTGAATCCGCCCGAGGAAAAGTCGTTCGAGCCCCTATAG
- a CDS encoding PIN domain-containing protein: MKVALDTNVLAYAAGVNDVERRDRANRIMAAMDAVDVVLPSQVAGELFNVLTRKDRRSRAEAADVVDEWIQALDLATYTPATFSAALRLAHEHEFQIWDALILCTAAEAGCHLLLSEDMHEGFLYRGVTIANPFAEQLHPLLASLLEASPGPNT; this comes from the coding sequence GTGAAGGTCGCGCTCGACACGAATGTCCTCGCCTACGCCGCCGGGGTGAATGACGTCGAACGGCGCGACCGGGCCAACCGGATCATGGCCGCCATGGACGCCGTCGATGTCGTTCTTCCGAGTCAGGTCGCCGGAGAACTGTTCAACGTGCTCACCCGGAAGGATCGTCGGTCGCGCGCCGAAGCCGCAGACGTCGTTGATGAATGGATTCAGGCCCTGGATCTGGCGACCTATACGCCAGCGACCTTCTCCGCCGCCCTTCGGTTGGCCCACGAGCATGAATTTCAGATCTGGGACGCTCTGATCCTCTGCACGGCCGCAGAAGCCGGGTGTCATCTGCTGCTTTCCGAAGACATGCACGAAGGCTTCCTTTATCGCGGCGTGACGATTGCCAATCCGTTCGCGGAACAGCTTCACCCCTTGCTGGCTTCATTGCTGGAAGCCTCGCCCGGACCGAACACATGA
- a CDS encoding type II toxin-antitoxin system prevent-host-death family antitoxin, giving the protein MHYIRGMERSISATDANREFSRVLNEVAGGETYIVTSRGKPVAKFVPMTVDEADRIERNRRMRALLERLAREPARNLGRVTRDDGYE; this is encoded by the coding sequence ATGCACTACATTCGCGGGATGGAACGCTCCATCTCCGCTACCGACGCCAACCGCGAGTTCTCGCGCGTCCTGAACGAGGTCGCGGGCGGCGAGACCTATATCGTGACCTCGCGTGGCAAGCCGGTCGCAAAGTTTGTTCCGATGACAGTCGATGAGGCTGACCGTATCGAGCGTAATCGCCGGATGCGGGCCCTGCTTGAGCGGCTGGCGCGGGAACCCGCACGGAACCTCGGCCGCGTCACGCGTGACGACGGCTACGAGTGA
- a CDS encoding carbonic anhydrase has translation MTDTPDELTAGYRRFRADHWPAARAEYETLAAKGQKPHTLIVACSDSRADPALIFDSAPGELFVVRNVANLVPPYEPDGQLHGVSAALEFGVKVLGVSRIVVMGHAHCGGVAAMRAGAPDTCQDFVAPWIAQGTPAVRAVAQVVEPDDVEQATEEAVVRLSLQNLRSFPWIAEREAAGELTLTGLHFGIADGVLRALTDKPRFEPLG, from the coding sequence ATGACCGACACCCCCGACGAACTGACCGCCGGTTACCGCCGGTTCCGCGCCGATCACTGGCCCGCCGCGCGCGCCGAGTACGAGACCCTGGCCGCGAAGGGCCAGAAGCCGCACACATTGATCGTGGCCTGTTCCGACAGCCGGGCCGATCCGGCGCTGATCTTCGATTCGGCGCCGGGCGAGCTGTTCGTGGTGCGCAACGTGGCCAACCTGGTGCCGCCTTATGAGCCGGACGGGCAGTTGCACGGGGTCTCGGCGGCGCTGGAGTTCGGGGTCAAGGTTCTGGGCGTGTCGCGCATCGTGGTCATGGGCCATGCCCACTGCGGCGGCGTCGCGGCCATGCGGGCCGGGGCTCCCGACACCTGCCAGGATTTCGTCGCCCCCTGGATCGCGCAAGGCACGCCAGCCGTCCGCGCCGTCGCCCAGGTGGTCGAGCCCGACGACGTCGAACAGGCGACCGAAGAGGCCGTGGTGCGTCTGTCGCTCCAGAACCTGCGCAGCTTCCCCTGGATCGCCGAGCGCGAGGCGGCGGGTGAACTGACACTGACCGGTCTGCATTTCGGCATCGCCGACGGCGTCCTGCGCGCCCTGACCGACAAGCCGAGGTTCGAGCCGCTCGGCTAG
- a CDS encoding YdeI/OmpD-associated family protein: protein MSEFAQGTVHQARPDLQAAVQSDEAVLALWQGLTPLGRNEFICWVDDAKQAKTRERRIGRTVEELLEGKKRPCCWAGCIHRTDKAPSRWQQAVLIDKTPRGA from the coding sequence ATGAGCGAGTTCGCACAGGGCACAGTTCATCAGGCCCGGCCTGACCTGCAAGCCGCCGTGCAGTCGGACGAGGCCGTGCTCGCCCTCTGGCAGGGCCTGACGCCGCTGGGCCGCAACGAGTTCATCTGCTGGGTGGACGACGCGAAACAGGCGAAGACGCGCGAGCGGCGGATCGGCCGGACGGTCGAGGAACTGCTGGAAGGCAAGAAGCGCCCCTGCTGCTGGGCCGGCTGCATCCACCGCACCGACAAGGCCCCGAGCCGGTGGCAGCAGGCCGTGCTGATCGACAAGACGCCACGCGGGGCCTGA